One window from the genome of Methanobrevibacter sp. encodes:
- a CDS encoding 50S ribosomal protein L21e, with amino-acid sequence MQRSRGLKSRSRKKMTKTQRPGRTNPITNRMQRFEEGDLVHVTINPSIQKGQPAPRFHGKTGKITGQKGKAYIVSLKEGNKAKELIVRPDHLKLQK; translated from the coding sequence ATGCAAAGATCAAGAGGATTAAAAAGTAGATCAAGAAAAAAAATGACTAAAACCCAAAGACCGGGTAGAACAAACCCAATTACTAATAGAATGCAAAGATTCGAAGAAGGAGACTTAGTCCACGTTACCATTAATCCAAGTATCCAAAAAGGACAGCCTGCTCCTAGATTCCATGGTAAAACTGGAAAAATCACTGGTCAAAAAGGTAAAGCTTACATCGTATCCTTAAAAGAAGGAAATAAAGCAAAAGAATTGATTGTAAGACCTGACCACCTAAAATTACAAAAATGA
- the nrdD gene encoding anaerobic ribonucleoside-triphosphate reductase produces the protein MEKLSELGNNLNESVKINVEKNNGIKERFSYEKLVKSLVMVETPFFESDKIVATVVSQLYDGIKTKEIKKIVYECLEDIDSEIANKYLASTRLKVRTSRDTIEAFDLSKIANTLIEETGASQETAFEIATETWKELKKLNVEYLTAPMIREIVNTKLVEYGLEDLRSRYTRLGIPVYNITNLIENGNRDNANMIHNPESIHKHVADEALKQYALLKMLPAHLADAHMSGDIHIHDLEFFAGRPLNCMQHDIRTFIKYGLKVDGTGDHTSIAGAPNHMETLMNHTGEIMLAAQQNMSGGQGMSLWNVFVAPFARGRTYEEIKQSVQMLVYNLNMAYAARGSQVPFTSMALEFGVPDFLKEETAYGPKGEVVGTYADFEEETRLIQRAFTETLLEGDNEGKPHLFPNTIYTLRKETMTSEYEEDIRLVHELSAKYGSSYFVNMFPKYRGQMANYMGCRTCLQDTWTGDWDQDCLRTGNLAYVTLNLPRIGYQSKDESQVFEYLDEYMDLAVETLMLRREQGLKCLNDFHILPFLKQKVAEDSYYRIQNSTLSFGFVGLNEMLSSLFGEGIENSDSNKFGVKCIDYINDRANQLKDETGLRWSVLQTPAESTAYRFATLDKKQYGDQAIIQGDGNANYYTNSSHVPVDTGLSLIEKIKIEEQYHSITPGGHIFHAFMGESYSDPDSLMSLTNKIAKKSDIGFWAYSSALSFCLKCKTLMKGLNNSCPTCHEQEDVEWYDRITGYVQQVGRAKSASGGWNPGKRQELIDRRRFEDN, from the coding sequence ATGGAAAAACTTTCAGAATTAGGAAACAACTTAAATGAATCCGTCAAAATCAACGTTGAAAAGAATAACGGAATCAAAGAGAGATTCAGTTATGAAAAATTAGTAAAATCATTAGTAATGGTAGAAACTCCTTTTTTTGAATCCGATAAAATCGTAGCAACCGTCGTATCCCAATTATACGATGGAATTAAAACAAAAGAAATTAAAAAAATTGTTTACGAATGTCTAGAAGATATCGATTCAGAAATTGCAAATAAATATTTGGCAAGTACAAGATTAAAAGTACGTACTTCAAGAGACACAATTGAAGCATTTGACTTGTCAAAAATTGCCAATACCCTAATTGAAGAGACAGGAGCAAGCCAAGAAACAGCTTTTGAAATTGCAACAGAAACCTGGAAAGAACTCAAAAAATTAAACGTGGAATACTTAACTGCCCCAATGATTAGGGAAATTGTTAACACAAAATTAGTAGAATACGGATTAGAAGACTTGAGAAGCCGTTACACCCGTTTAGGTATTCCAGTATACAACATTACCAACTTAATCGAAAATGGTAACAGAGATAACGCAAATATGATTCACAACCCTGAAAGTATTCACAAACATGTAGCAGACGAAGCATTGAAGCAATACGCTCTTTTAAAAATGCTTCCGGCACACTTAGCAGATGCACACATGTCCGGGGACATTCACATTCACGACTTGGAATTCTTTGCAGGAAGACCTCTAAACTGTATGCAACATGATATTAGAACTTTCATCAAATACGGACTTAAAGTGGACGGTACCGGTGACCACACCTCCATTGCAGGAGCGCCAAACCACATGGAAACTTTAATGAACCATACCGGTGAAATTATGCTTGCAGCACAACAAAACATGTCCGGAGGACAAGGAATGTCTCTTTGGAACGTATTTGTAGCACCATTTGCAAGAGGCAGAACCTACGAAGAAATCAAACAATCAGTACAAATGCTTGTTTACAACTTAAATATGGCATACGCTGCAAGAGGATCACAAGTTCCATTTACAAGTATGGCATTAGAATTTGGTGTGCCGGATTTCTTAAAAGAAGAAACCGCATACGGACCGAAAGGTGAAGTAGTTGGAACCTATGCTGACTTTGAAGAAGAAACCAGATTAATTCAAAGAGCATTCACTGAAACTTTACTTGAAGGAGATAATGAAGGAAAACCTCATTTATTCCCAAATACCATTTATACCCTCCGTAAAGAAACAATGACCAGTGAATACGAAGAAGACATCCGATTAGTTCACGAATTATCTGCAAAATATGGTTCCTCCTACTTTGTAAACATGTTCCCTAAATACAGAGGACAAATGGCTAACTACATGGGTTGTAGAACCTGTTTACAGGATACCTGGACTGGTGACTGGGACCAGGATTGTTTAAGAACCGGTAACCTTGCATACGTTACATTAAACTTACCTAGAATTGGATATCAGTCCAAGGATGAAAGTCAAGTATTTGAATACTTAGATGAATACATGGATTTAGCTGTTGAAACATTAATGCTTAGAAGAGAACAAGGATTAAAATGTTTAAATGATTTCCACATTTTACCATTCCTAAAGCAAAAAGTAGCTGAAGACTCATACTACAGAATCCAAAATTCAACTTTATCATTCGGTTTTGTTGGACTTAATGAAATGTTATCCTCCCTATTCGGCGAAGGTATTGAAAACAGTGATTCAAACAAATTTGGTGTAAAATGTATTGACTACATTAATGATAGAGCTAACCAATTGAAAGATGAAACCGGACTCAGATGGTCTGTTCTTCAAACTCCTGCTGAATCTACTGCTTATAGATTCGCTACTCTTGATAAAAAACAATATGGAGACCAAGCTATTATACAAGGTGATGGAAATGCGAATTACTACACCAACTCCTCACATGTGCCTGTAGATACAGGCCTTTCACTTATTGAAAAAATCAAAATCGAAGAACAGTACCACAGCATCACTCCTGGAGGACACATTTTCCATGCATTCATGGGAGAATCTTACTCTGATCCGGATTCATTAATGAGTTTAACTAATAAAATTGCTAAAAAATCAGATATCGGATTCTGGGCTTACAGCTCAGCACTAAGTTTCTGTCTTAAATGTAAAACCTTAATGAAAGGATTGAACAATTCTTGCCCTACCTGTCATGAACAAGAGGACGTGGAATGGTATGACAGAATTACCGGATATGTACAGCAAGTTGGGCGTGCAAAATCTGCATCCGGCGGATGGAATCCGGGTAAACGCCAAGAACTTATTGACAGAAGAAGATTTGAAGATAACTAA
- a CDS encoding DUF655 domain-containing protein, with protein MVDNKKRNERKPTIKKEQYAVVLDYLSRGYVKSDMSKFGGKPIAQAIGTEQFTLLELTPKKGVDLEIQDTVYIGKGERDKISRVLGKLDFERLTATSRIELDYAIRDIVEANEAKYVEFFNTTESVSTRLHTLELIPGIGKKYMWDIINAREEKPFESFKDITERLPTLTDPAGMIANRVKQELDRNVSRRGKSKYYIFTQAPREHKNSR; from the coding sequence ATGGTTGATAATAAAAAAAGAAATGAAAGAAAACCAACTATAAAAAAAGAACAATATGCAGTTGTTCTTGATTATCTAAGTCGTGGATATGTTAAGTCAGATATGTCTAAATTTGGCGGCAAACCTATTGCTCAAGCTATTGGTACAGAACAATTCACTTTACTCGAATTAACTCCTAAAAAAGGTGTCGATTTAGAAATACAAGACACTGTATACATCGGAAAAGGAGAAAGAGATAAAATATCAAGAGTACTTGGGAAATTAGATTTTGAAAGATTAACCGCAACAAGTAGAATCGAATTGGACTATGCGATTCGAGATATTGTTGAAGCAAATGAAGCTAAATATGTTGAATTTTTCAATACAACAGAGTCAGTTAGTACAAGGCTCCATACACTTGAATTGATTCCAGGAATCGGTAAAAAATACATGTGGGACATTATCAATGCTAGAGAAGAAAAACCTTTCGAAAGCTTTAAAGATATAACAGAAAGACTCCCGACATTAACTGATCCTGCAGGGATGATTGCAAATAGAGTTAAACAGGAACTAGATAGGAATGTTAGCAGAAGAGGTAAAAGTAAGTATTATATTTTTACACAAGCCCCAAGAGAACATAAAAATTCAAGATAA
- a CDS encoding RNA polymerase Rpb4 family protein — translation MISMIGKEIIESEPIHGAEVKKVLEDYSQDNELTYEQNIALNHISRFKRYSLEDSQEIFEKLQSEFDLRSKVAAHIVDLAPKDLADLRLIFAKEPVKIENETMEKILEFLEQYSLEE, via the coding sequence ATGATTTCTATGATTGGAAAAGAAATTATTGAAAGTGAACCGATTCATGGTGCCGAAGTAAAAAAAGTTCTTGAAGATTATTCACAAGACAATGAATTAACTTACGAACAGAACATTGCTTTAAATCACATTTCAAGATTTAAAAGATACTCACTTGAAGATTCACAGGAAATCTTTGAAAAGCTTCAAAGTGAATTTGATTTAAGAAGCAAGGTTGCAGCCCACATTGTTGACTTAGCACCAAAAGATTTAGCAGATTTAAGATTAATTTTTGCTAAAGAACCGGTGAAAATTGAAAATGAAACAATGGAAAAAATTCTTGAGTTCTTAGAACAATACAGTCTTGAAGAATAG